One part of the Mariniflexile litorale genome encodes these proteins:
- a CDS encoding MarC family protein: MKLNFKEIFTAFMVLFAVVDIVGNIPIIIDLRKKVGHINSRRAAIISGVIMIAFLFLGNSILTLIGIDVNSFAVAGAFILFFIALEMVLGITLYKHEEYTADAASVFPLAFPLIAGPGSLTTLLSLRAEFKIENIIVAIILNVIVIFIVLKTSKTIERFLGQNGISIVRKVFGVILLAIAVKLFAHNIKALFEII, encoded by the coding sequence ATGAAACTTAATTTTAAAGAAATATTTACTGCTTTTATGGTATTGTTTGCGGTTGTAGACATTGTTGGTAATATTCCAATAATAATTGATTTACGAAAAAAAGTAGGTCATATTAATAGTAGAAGAGCCGCTATTATATCAGGAGTTATCATGATTGCATTTCTTTTTTTAGGAAACAGTATTTTAACCCTTATTGGTATTGATGTGAATTCGTTTGCAGTTGCAGGAGCATTTATTCTGTTTTTCATTGCTTTAGAAATGGTATTAGGTATTACACTTTACAAACATGAAGAATATACGGCTGACGCAGCTTCGGTATTTCCATTAGCATTTCCACTTATTGCTGGCCCTGGAAGCTTAACTACACTATTATCGTTAAGAGCTGAATTTAAAATCGAGAATATTATAGTCGCTATCATATTAAACGTTATTGTTATTTTTATTGTTTTAAAAACATCAAAAACCATCGAACGTTTTTTAGGGCAAAATGGTATTAGTATTGTTAGAAAAGTATTTGGCGTTATATTATTAGCGATTGCGGTTAAACTGTTTGCTCATAATATTAAAGCATTGTTTGAAATAATATAA
- a CDS encoding DUF3109 family protein — MFQLGKTIVSEDIIKKDFMCNLSACKGACCIDGDAGAPLEAEEAEILKSIYPKVKPFLRKESIRAIESQGVYVTSEDGDLETPLINGADCAYVIFDEKKVALCAIEEAYNQGEISWKKPVSCHLYPVRIQDYTEFSAVNYHKWEICDDACTLGKELQIPVYKFVREALIRKFGEDWYLELEKIANKLS, encoded by the coding sequence ATGTTTCAATTAGGGAAAACCATCGTTTCAGAAGATATTATAAAAAAGGATTTTATGTGCAACCTTTCTGCATGTAAAGGAGCTTGCTGTATAGATGGTGATGCCGGAGCGCCTCTAGAAGCTGAAGAAGCTGAAATATTAAAATCAATATACCCTAAAGTAAAGCCTTTTTTGCGAAAAGAAAGTATTAGAGCAATTGAATCTCAAGGTGTTTATGTAACCTCCGAGGATGGCGATTTAGAAACGCCTTTAATTAATGGTGCCGATTGTGCCTATGTTATTTTTGATGAAAAAAAAGTAGCATTGTGCGCTATTGAAGAGGCCTATAATCAGGGTGAAATTTCTTGGAAAAAACCCGTTTCTTGCCATTTATATCCGGTAAGAATACAAGATTACACCGAATTTTCCGCCGTAAACTACCACAAATGGGAAATTTGTGATGATGCGTGCACTCTAGGAAAAGAACTGCAAATTCCTGTTTATAAATTTGTAAGAGAAGCCTTGATAAGAAAATTTGGCGAAGATTGGTATTTGGAATTAGAAAAGATTGCCAACAAGTTGTCGTAA
- a CDS encoding ribonucleotide-diphosphate reductase subunit beta, whose protein sequence is MSQSIEPILQENKNRFVIFPIEHHDIWEWYKKSEASFWTAEEIDLHQDLTDWKNKLNDDERYFIKHILAFFAASDGIVNENLAENFVSEVQYSEAKFFYGFQIMMENIHSETYSLLIDTYVKDEKEKDLLFNALENFPAIKKKADWALKWIDSPSFAERLIAFAAVEGIFFSGAFCSIFWLKKRGLMPGLTFSNELISRDEGVHCDFAVHLHNKHLINKVPKDRIREILIDALDIEREFITESLPASLIGMNAKLMSQYLEFVTDRLLFELGCDKEYNTANPFDFMDMISLQGKTNFFEKRVSEYQKAGVLNKEEDKDKFTFDADF, encoded by the coding sequence ATGTCTCAATCAATAGAACCCATTCTACAAGAAAACAAAAATCGTTTTGTTATTTTTCCAATTGAACATCATGATATTTGGGAATGGTATAAAAAATCGGAGGCAAGTTTTTGGACTGCAGAAGAAATTGACTTACATCAAGACCTTACAGACTGGAAAAATAAGTTAAATGACGATGAACGTTATTTTATAAAACACATTTTAGCTTTTTTTGCAGCTAGTGATGGTATTGTAAATGAAAATTTAGCAGAAAATTTTGTAAGCGAAGTACAATATAGTGAAGCGAAATTCTTCTACGGATTTCAAATCATGATGGAAAATATTCATAGTGAAACCTATTCACTTTTAATTGATACCTACGTAAAAGACGAAAAAGAAAAAGATTTATTATTTAATGCACTTGAAAATTTCCCTGCAATTAAGAAAAAAGCAGATTGGGCATTAAAATGGATCGATTCTCCAAGTTTTGCAGAACGTTTAATTGCATTTGCTGCCGTAGAAGGTATTTTCTTTTCTGGGGCGTTTTGTTCTATTTTCTGGTTAAAGAAAAGAGGTTTAATGCCTGGTTTAACATTCTCAAACGAGTTAATTTCTCGTGATGAAGGTGTACATTGTGATTTTGCGGTGCACTTACATAACAAGCATTTGATAAACAAAGTGCCTAAAGATAGAATTAGAGAAATATTAATTGATGCTTTAGATATTGAGCGTGAATTTATAACAGAATCATTACCAGCGAGTTTAATAGGCATGAATGCGAAACTAATGTCGCAATATTTAGAGTTTGTAACCGACAGATTATTATTTGAGTTGGGTTGCGATAAAGAATATAATACAGCCAATCCATTCGATTTTATGGACATGATTTCTTTACAAGGAAAAACAAATTTCTTTGAAAAACGTGTGTCTGAATACCAAAAAGCTGGTGTTCTTAATAAAGAAGAAGATAAAGATAAATTTACTTTTGATGCCGATTTTTAA
- a CDS encoding ribonucleoside-diphosphate reductase subunit alpha has protein sequence MYVVKRDGRKEQIMFDKITARVRKLCYGLNELVDPLKVTMRVIEGLYDGVTTSELDNLAAEIAATMTTAHPDYARLAARISVSNLHKNTKKTFSEVMHDLYTYVNPRTGKDASLLADDVYEVIMKNKDVLDSTIIYNRDFGYDYFGFKTLERSYLLKLNGKIAERPQHMLMRVAVGIHLDDLESVIETYELMSKKYFTHATPTLFNAGTPKPQMSSCFLLTMKDDSIDGIYDTLKQTAKISQSAGGIGLAIHNIRATGSYISGTNGTSNGIVPMLKVFNDTARYVDQGGGKRKGSFAMYIETWHADIMDFLDLKKNHGKEEMRARDLFYAMWISDLFMQRVQEDGKWTLMCPNECPGLDEVHSEAFEALYLKYEAEGKGRKTINARELWEKILESQIETGTPYMLYKDAANRKSNQQNLGTIRSSNLCTEIMEYTSPDEVAVCNLASIALPMFVKNGEFDHKELFRITKRVTKNLNRVIDRNYYPVIEAKNSNMRHRPIGLGVQGLADTFILLRMPFTSDEAKKLNQDIFETLYFAAVTASMEEAKADGPYESYEGSPISKGQFQYNLWNLKDEELSGMWEWEKLRKQVLKHGVRNSLLVAPMPTASTSQILGNNECFEPYTSNIYTRRVLSGEFIVVNKHLLEDLVELGLWNDALKQDIMRANGSVQGIDIIPQDIKELYKTVWELSMKDIIDMSRQRGYFIDQSQSLNLFMEGATMAKLTSMHFYAWKSGLKTGMYYLRTKSAVDAIKFTLKTTKNEEPLAEEVEVINQDATQAAQKKNIAEKTAIKFASQKQTPEIEPMSADEMKALIAQAKAAEGDDCLMCGS, from the coding sequence ATGTATGTAGTAAAAAGAGACGGCAGAAAAGAACAAATTATGTTCGACAAAATAACCGCAAGAGTGCGTAAGTTGTGTTACGGGTTAAACGAATTAGTAGACCCTTTAAAAGTAACTATGCGTGTTATTGAAGGTTTATATGATGGGGTTACTACTAGTGAACTTGATAACTTAGCTGCTGAAATTGCTGCAACCATGACAACGGCTCATCCAGATTATGCAAGGCTAGCAGCAAGAATTTCTGTGTCTAACTTACATAAAAACACTAAAAAAACATTTAGTGAGGTGATGCACGACCTGTACACTTACGTAAATCCCAGAACTGGTAAAGATGCATCGCTTTTAGCCGATGATGTTTACGAGGTTATCATGAAAAATAAAGATGTTTTAGATTCTACCATTATATATAACCGTGATTTTGGCTATGATTATTTTGGGTTTAAAACTTTAGAACGTTCGTATTTATTAAAATTAAATGGTAAAATAGCCGAACGTCCACAACATATGCTAATGCGTGTGGCAGTAGGAATTCATTTAGACGATTTAGAGTCGGTTATTGAAACTTACGAACTCATGTCTAAAAAATATTTTACACACGCTACACCAACACTTTTTAATGCAGGTACACCCAAGCCACAAATGTCTTCTTGTTTCTTATTAACTATGAAAGACGATAGTATTGATGGTATTTACGATACATTAAAACAAACCGCCAAAATTTCGCAATCGGCAGGAGGTATTGGTTTGGCTATACACAACATTCGTGCTACAGGAAGTTATATATCGGGTACTAATGGTACATCAAACGGTATTGTTCCTATGTTAAAAGTATTTAACGATACGGCACGTTATGTAGATCAAGGTGGCGGAAAACGTAAAGGAAGTTTTGCAATGTATATTGAAACATGGCATGCCGATATTATGGATTTCTTAGACTTGAAGAAAAACCATGGTAAAGAAGAAATGCGTGCACGTGATTTATTTTATGCTATGTGGATTTCCGATTTGTTTATGCAACGTGTTCAAGAAGATGGAAAGTGGACCTTAATGTGTCCTAACGAATGTCCTGGTTTAGATGAAGTGCATAGTGAGGCTTTTGAGGCATTATATTTAAAATATGAAGCAGAAGGAAAAGGACGTAAAACCATCAACGCTCGTGAACTGTGGGAGAAAATATTAGAATCTCAAATTGAAACAGGTACACCTTACATGTTGTATAAAGATGCAGCAAACCGTAAATCGAATCAACAAAATTTAGGAACCATCCGTTCTTCAAATTTATGTACAGAAATTATGGAGTATACATCTCCAGATGAGGTTGCTGTTTGTAATTTAGCATCCATTGCGCTACCAATGTTTGTTAAAAATGGCGAGTTCGACCATAAAGAGCTTTTCCGTATTACAAAACGTGTTACAAAAAATTTAAACAGAGTTATCGATAGAAATTACTATCCTGTAATAGAAGCCAAAAACTCGAATATGCGTCACAGACCTATAGGTCTTGGTGTGCAAGGATTGGCAGATACGTTTATTTTGTTACGTATGCCTTTTACAAGTGATGAAGCTAAAAAGTTAAATCAAGATATTTTTGAAACGCTTTATTTTGCAGCCGTTACTGCCAGTATGGAAGAAGCTAAGGCCGATGGTCCGTACGAATCGTATGAAGGATCTCCTATAAGTAAAGGTCAATTCCAATACAATCTTTGGAATTTGAAAGATGAAGAATTAAGCGGTATGTGGGAATGGGAGAAACTCCGTAAACAAGTATTAAAACATGGGGTGCGTAATTCACTTTTGGTTGCTCCGATGCCTACAGCTTCAACATCTCAAATTTTAGGAAATAACGAGTGTTTTGAACCTTATACTTCTAACATTTACACACGTCGTGTATTATCGGGTGAATTTATTGTAGTAAACAAACATTTATTGGAAGATTTAGTAGAGTTAGGTTTATGGAACGATGCTTTAAAGCAAGATATCATGAGAGCTAATGGCTCGGTTCAAGGTATTGATATTATTCCGCAAGACATTAAAGAACTTTATAAAACAGTTTGGGAGTTAAGTATGAAAGATATTATTGACATGAGTCGCCAAAGAGGTTACTTTATTGATCAGTCACAATCGCTTAACCTGTTTATGGAAGGTGCCACTATGGCAAAACTAACCTCTATGCACTTTTATGCTTGGAAAAGTGGTTTAAAAACAGGTATGTACTATTTACGTACTAAGAGTGCTGTAGATGCCATTAAGTTTACTTTAAAAACCACTAAAAACGAAGAACCCTTAGCAGAAGAGGTAGAAGTAATAAATCAAGATGCTACACAAGCAGCACAAAAAAAGAATATAGCAGAAAAAACGGCCATTAAATTTGCAAGCCAAAAACAAACTCCGGAAATTGAGCCGATGAGTGCCGATGAAATGAAAGCTTTAATAGCTCAAGCTAAAGCTGCAGAAGGAGATGATTGCTTAATGTGTGGGTCTTAA